The Sorangiineae bacterium MSr11954 DNA segment CCGAAGATCCATCGAGCCGCGATGCCATCGCGAAGCTGGTCGCCAAAGCGCATAGGCACGGGGTGCCGGCGTTCGTGTTCGTCGACAACAAAGCCGAAGGATGCGCGCCCGAGAGCATCGGGCTGCTCGGACGCGCCATCGTGCGCGAGCTAGCCCGCCTTCGCCCGTAGATCCTCGAACACCGTGGCCATCTTTTCGAGCGCGCTCTCCTGCGACGGCGGGCGCGCTGTCTCCCGAAGCGCGTCCGCGTACCAGCTTTGCATCGACGGAAGCGCGAGCAGCCGCGCCGCATAGGCGGCCGCGGTGTCATCGAGGGTCAAGCCGTACGTCTGGATGCGGTAGGCGACGGGGCCGAAGAATGCATCGACGGCGGTGAAGGCTTTTCCGGCGAGGAACGGCCCCCCGAAGCGCGACAGGCCATCGTTCCAGAGGCCGGCGAGGCGTGTGATGTCCTTGGTGAGCTCCGGCGGGACCTCGTGGAGTCGGGCGCGAACGCCGCAGTTCATGGTACAGCGCGAGCGCAAGTTGCCGAAGCCCGCGTGCATCTCGGCCGCGGCACAACGGGCCCAGTCGCGGGCGGCGGGATCGGAGGGCCATACGTTGGGGTGGCGCTCGGCCAGGTATTCGACGATGGCGCTCGATTCCCAGATCTTCGTGCCGTTGTCGTCGAGACAGGGGACTTTGCCCGACGGTGAAATTTTTCGAAGCTCGACCCAGCGCGGCTCTTCGTCGAAGGGCACCATATGCTCGTTGAAAGGGATCCCCAGCTCGCGCAGAACCAACCAAGGGCGAAGTGACCAGGACGAATAGTTTTTATTGGCGATATAGAGGTCGTACATTGTCGATGAGCTCCCGAGGACGCACCCTACCTCTCCTTGGTGGAGGCCGCGAGTCGTGGTAGCGTCCCCGCCTCGAATGTTGCGATCGCTTGGCTCGATACTCATCGCAGGGGCGGTTTTCATGGGCTCCGCAGGATCGGTCGCTTTGGCCGCGCCCGGAAAATCGGCAGAGTCCGATGAGCCCTGGTGCGAAGCGCAAACCGAGACCTTGCCGGACGATGTTTGCTATTTCGATGGCGGCGCTGGCAAATCGGGCGCCGCGGGCAAGTCGGGGCAGCGCCGCACCTTGGTCGTATTTCTTCATGGGGTCATCCCGCCCAATACGACGTGGCAATGGACGCAGCATCGCGCGCTGGTGCGCGAGGCCAAGCAGCTCGGCTTTGCCGTGCTCATGCCGCGCGCGCCGCGACGAAGCTATGGCCGCAAAGGTGAGCTCTACTCCTGGCCCACGGCGGTGGCGGCGCAGCGGGTGGAGGAGGACGGCCTGGTCGAATCGTGGTCGCGCGCGCAGAA contains these protein-coding regions:
- a CDS encoding glutathione S-transferase family protein — protein: MYDLYIANKNYSSWSLRPWLVLRELGIPFNEHMVPFDEEPRWVELRKISPSGKVPCLDDNGTKIWESSAIVEYLAERHPNVWPSDPAARDWARCAAAEMHAGFGNLRSRCTMNCGVRARLHEVPPELTKDITRLAGLWNDGLSRFGGPFLAGKAFTAVDAFFGPVAYRIQTYGLTLDDTAAAYAARLLALPSMQSWYADALRETARPPSQESALEKMATVFEDLRAKAG